In the Ochrobactrum sp. Marseille-Q0166 genome, one interval contains:
- a CDS encoding monovalent cation:proton antiporter-2 (CPA2) family protein, translating to MVPTGGSLYLQALMILGGAIIAAPLFKRLGLGTVLGYLAAGIVIGPVARLISDGEDLLHFSELGVVFLLFIIGLELKPSRLWALRHAIFGLGAAQVILTGSALAALGVYLAGLSTEAAIIIGFGLALSSTAFAMQVLEDRAETNQKHGQRAFAILLFQDLAIVPILAIIPALSPNEPSQASAGFHLVTAVAAIAALVIAGRYLINPMFRIIANTGAREVMIAAALFVVLGSASLLQSAGLSMAMGAFIAGVLLAESSYRHELEADIEPFRGIFLGLFFVAVGLSLNLTVILQYWKTILIAVPIFMIVKAAITYLLCRIFRSNHNDAIRVAFLLPQGGEFAFVLFSAAAAAAVISNALSSELVAAVTVSMALTPLSVAIGSKLLIKDKTEDVIEENFEGAGADVLMIGFSRYGQISAQILLAGGIDVTVIDNSPNRVRAAGKFGFRIYFGDGTRKDVLEAAGIRKAKLVAVCTHKKEITNRIINLIQSEYPDVRLFVRSYDREHTLQLRAQGVEYELRETFESGLLFGQRTLEALGLSEANAYAIREDVRQRDEDRLHVQASEGIMAGRHLLFNKPVTPEPLVKPQREGQRIDKAGDNIDTVANVDEETPSEPVAAE from the coding sequence ATGGTCCCAACTGGCGGAAGCCTTTACTTACAAGCGCTGATGATTCTGGGCGGCGCGATTATCGCGGCTCCGCTATTCAAGCGGCTCGGTCTTGGTACCGTTCTTGGCTATCTTGCGGCTGGCATCGTGATCGGTCCAGTGGCACGCCTCATCTCAGATGGCGAAGATCTTCTGCATTTCTCAGAGCTCGGGGTCGTGTTTCTTCTGTTCATCATCGGCCTTGAATTAAAGCCATCGCGTCTATGGGCCTTGCGTCATGCGATTTTTGGTCTTGGCGCCGCACAAGTCATCCTGACAGGCTCAGCCCTCGCGGCACTCGGTGTGTATCTCGCTGGCCTTAGCACTGAAGCCGCGATCATAATCGGTTTTGGGCTCGCGTTGTCTTCCACGGCGTTTGCGATGCAGGTTTTGGAAGACCGTGCTGAAACGAACCAGAAGCACGGACAGCGTGCTTTCGCGATATTGTTATTCCAGGATCTTGCAATCGTCCCGATCCTTGCAATCATTCCCGCACTTTCTCCCAATGAACCGTCACAAGCCAGCGCCGGTTTTCATCTTGTGACCGCTGTCGCAGCAATTGCAGCCCTTGTCATCGCTGGACGCTATCTTATCAATCCAATGTTCCGGATCATTGCGAATACCGGCGCACGCGAAGTCATGATCGCAGCAGCTCTTTTTGTGGTGCTGGGTTCGGCAAGTCTATTGCAATCGGCCGGGTTATCCATGGCTATGGGCGCTTTCATAGCAGGCGTTCTTCTTGCCGAATCGTCATACCGCCACGAGCTTGAAGCAGACATTGAACCGTTCCGGGGTATTTTCCTTGGGTTGTTCTTCGTCGCCGTGGGACTTTCGCTCAACCTAACCGTCATTCTGCAATACTGGAAAACAATCCTGATTGCGGTTCCGATTTTCATGATCGTCAAAGCAGCGATCACCTATTTGCTCTGCCGCATCTTCCGTTCGAACCACAATGATGCGATCCGGGTAGCTTTTCTGCTACCACAGGGCGGTGAATTCGCCTTCGTGCTATTTTCTGCTGCCGCAGCAGCCGCCGTTATTTCAAATGCACTAAGCTCTGAACTTGTTGCCGCTGTGACCGTATCAATGGCCTTAACGCCGCTTTCTGTGGCCATCGGTTCAAAGCTGTTAATCAAAGACAAAACCGAAGACGTCATTGAAGAAAACTTCGAAGGCGCTGGCGCCGATGTTCTGATGATCGGCTTCTCGCGTTACGGGCAAATCTCTGCGCAGATCCTGCTTGCGGGTGGCATCGATGTGACCGTGATCGACAACTCACCCAATCGCGTAAGAGCGGCGGGCAAATTTGGCTTCCGCATTTATTTTGGCGATGGAACCCGTAAAGATGTGCTGGAGGCTGCCGGCATCCGCAAAGCAAAACTCGTGGCTGTGTGCACACATAAAAAGGAAATCACCAACCGGATTATCAATCTGATCCAGTCGGAATATCCGGATGTGCGCCTGTTTGTTCGCTCTTATGATCGTGAACATACCCTGCAGCTTCGTGCGCAGGGTGTTGAATATGAACTGCGTGAAACTTTCGAATCGGGTCTTTTGTTTGGCCAGCGCACACTCGAAGCATTAGGCTTATCTGAAGCCAACGCCTATGCCATTCGGGAAGATGTACGTCAGCGCGATGAAGACCGCCTTCATGTTCAAGCGTCTGAAGGCATCATGGCAGGGCGGCATCTGCTGTTTAACAAGCCAGTGACACCCGAACCGCTGGTCAAACCACAGCGTGAAGGCCAGCGTATCGACAAAGCCGGCGATAACATCGACACTGTTGCTAATGTTGATGAAGAAACTCCGTCGGAACCGGTTGCGGCTGAATAG
- a CDS encoding patatin-like phospholipase family protein codes for MDESLPTSPRIAVAFGGGGARGIAHIHIVEVLDELGVKPVAIAGSSIGSIVGAGVANGMTGTEIHEYMAAIFNRRSEVARRMWQARPERWVELLKGGFRVSQFNLEKILDVFLPASLPENVEELKIPMSITASDFHAAAELNIEEGDLRSAIAASCAIPPVFRPVRRDGRILVDGGLLNPVPFDLLFDKADIIIGIDVVGTPVGPDDYMPTTIEAVMGANQLTMCSIIENKFRNRPPHIFLRPNVERIGLLDFLKFEQILSQSAPIREELKRALDSVLSGRTAAAAS; via the coding sequence ATGGATGAGTCTCTACCGACATCTCCGCGCATCGCCGTTGCCTTTGGCGGCGGCGGTGCTCGTGGTATTGCGCATATTCATATAGTTGAAGTTCTCGACGAACTTGGTGTTAAACCGGTCGCAATTGCTGGCTCTTCCATCGGTTCGATCGTTGGTGCGGGCGTTGCCAATGGTATGACCGGCACAGAAATTCATGAATATATGGCGGCAATTTTCAATCGTCGATCGGAAGTCGCGCGCCGTATGTGGCAGGCACGTCCTGAACGCTGGGTGGAATTGCTGAAAGGTGGGTTCCGTGTCAGCCAGTTCAACCTCGAGAAAATATTAGACGTATTTCTTCCGGCGTCACTGCCTGAAAATGTCGAAGAGCTGAAAATTCCGATGAGCATCACTGCATCGGATTTTCATGCGGCGGCTGAACTCAATATCGAAGAAGGTGATTTGCGCTCTGCTATTGCCGCATCCTGCGCCATTCCACCGGTATTCAGGCCAGTGCGGCGCGATGGACGTATTCTGGTTGACGGCGGACTGCTCAATCCGGTGCCGTTTGATCTGCTTTTCGATAAGGCAGATATCATCATAGGAATTGATGTCGTTGGCACGCCTGTTGGCCCTGATGATTATATGCCGACAACAATTGAAGCGGTCATGGGAGCCAATCAGCTCACCATGTGCTCAATTATCGAGAATAAATTCCGAAACAGACCCCCGCATATCTTCCTGCGTCCGAATGTTGAGCGAATAGGCCTGCTCGATTTTCTAAAGTTCGAACAGATTTTATCGCAAAGCGCACCCATTCGCGAAGAATTGAAACGCGCACTGGATTCCGTTCTGAGTGGCAGAACCGCTGCAGCTGCTTCTTGA
- a CDS encoding pitrilysin family protein produces the protein MMMLTALTLPASAIEIQEVVSPKGIKAWLVEDNSVPLVSMRFSFKGGASQDPSGKEGLANLMTGLFDEGAGDLDSDSFQERIDNLGGEMSFSASPDSVSGSIRMLAENRKPVTDLLALAVNKPRFDQDAIDRIRQQVVASLEASQRNPSTIASRKFADVLYGNHPYGRPDEGTVKSLQSISRDDLVNFHRKNFARDRLTVGVVGAINAKDLGEMLDEVFGDLPATAELVPVPDAKLALGTTTSLSFDMPQTSISFVYPAVPRKDEEFFAAYLMNHILGGGFTSRLYAEVREKRGLAYSVSSSMSLRDHVSALTISTATRPEKAQESLKIIREQVAKMANEGPTEAELAAAKSYLKGSYAVNNLDSSISIADTLVGLQEADLDRDYIDKRNELIDAVTLDQVKAIAKKLLEAEPAILIFGPAQS, from the coding sequence ATGATGATGCTAACGGCACTCACTCTTCCTGCCAGTGCAATTGAAATTCAGGAAGTGGTTTCACCAAAGGGCATTAAAGCCTGGCTGGTGGAAGATAATTCAGTGCCGCTCGTGTCCATGCGTTTCTCTTTTAAGGGCGGGGCTTCACAGGATCCATCGGGCAAGGAAGGTCTTGCTAACCTGATGACCGGGCTTTTCGATGAAGGCGCAGGTGATCTTGATTCTGACAGCTTTCAGGAACGCATTGATAATCTGGGCGGAGAAATGAGTTTCTCGGCGTCGCCGGATTCTGTTTCAGGCAGTATTCGTATGTTGGCTGAGAACCGCAAACCTGTTACCGATCTTCTCGCACTCGCGGTCAATAAACCGCGTTTTGATCAAGACGCAATTGACCGTATCCGCCAACAGGTCGTTGCCAGCCTTGAAGCATCACAGCGCAATCCTTCGACGATCGCATCGCGTAAGTTTGCAGACGTGCTTTATGGCAACCATCCCTATGGCCGCCCCGATGAAGGGACTGTTAAGTCGCTTCAGTCGATCAGTCGTGATGATCTGGTGAACTTTCATCGCAAAAATTTTGCACGTGATCGCCTGACGGTTGGTGTGGTTGGCGCTATTAATGCCAAGGATCTCGGTGAGATGCTCGATGAGGTCTTCGGTGATTTGCCAGCAACGGCGGAACTGGTGCCGGTGCCTGATGCAAAGCTCGCACTGGGTACAACCACCAGCCTTAGCTTTGACATGCCTCAAACGTCGATCAGCTTTGTTTATCCAGCAGTCCCTCGCAAGGATGAAGAGTTCTTCGCTGCCTATCTGATGAACCATATTCTTGGTGGTGGTTTCACATCACGTCTTTATGCAGAAGTGCGGGAGAAGCGTGGACTCGCCTATTCGGTATCGTCGTCAATGTCGCTTCGTGATCATGTTTCAGCGCTGACGATTTCCACAGCTACCCGGCCAGAAAAAGCGCAGGAATCTCTAAAAATCATTCGCGAGCAGGTGGCCAAGATGGCCAATGAAGGGCCGACAGAAGCAGAACTTGCTGCGGCCAAGAGTTACCTTAAAGGCTCCTACGCAGTGAATAATCTCGATTCATCGATCTCGATTGCTGACACGCTTGTTGGCCTTCAGGAAGCAGATCTTGATCGGGATTATATCGATAAACGTAATGAATTGATTGATGCCGTGACGCTGGATCAGGTGAAGGCTATTGCCAAAAAGCTTCTGGAAGCAGAACCTGCAATTCTGATTTTCGGCCCTGCGCAATCTTAA
- a CDS encoding pitrilysin family protein: MYNPSLRRFFLSTALGFALALPLAVVSVQAQTSAPVVSSDTVAVQPAQNLPEITKSEDISSFTLENGLKVVVIPDHRAPVVTQMIWYHVGSADEAPGKSGIAHFLEHLMFKGTKTYPAGEFSAKIAAIGGQENAFTSYDYTAYFQRVAPDALEMVMGYESDRMANLVLDEEAVTTEREVILEERRMRVDSNPAAMLMENTDAVLFYNHPYRVPVIGWRQEMEKLSLKDAVDFYHQYYTPNNATLVIAGDVTPERVRDLVMQTWAKIPKRAEVLPRERPQEPEKHAARVVTLHDDRVSTPSFRVSWLVPSYANEKRFPHVKQGDAPALDLLGEILGGSLRSRLYQELIVKQGIASNTGASYDGDALDDGTFSVYGSPQTGKTLADVEKAVDAEVARIIKDGVTQEELDQARNRFLKAVTFARDSQSGMARIYGSTLSIGQNIEDIQKWPDLIKSVTVDQVKDAAGRYLVKDQSVTSYLLPPDTEPENARENPAAAATNDGEGNAGGAIQ, translated from the coding sequence GTGTATAACCCCTCACTCCGGCGCTTTTTCTTGTCCACGGCACTCGGTTTCGCGCTTGCTCTGCCGCTAGCAGTCGTTTCTGTTCAGGCGCAGACATCTGCTCCCGTCGTGTCGTCTGATACGGTAGCTGTTCAGCCTGCGCAAAATCTGCCAGAAATCACGAAATCTGAAGATATCAGCAGCTTCACGCTGGAAAACGGCCTCAAAGTCGTCGTTATTCCGGATCACCGTGCGCCGGTAGTCACTCAGATGATCTGGTATCATGTCGGGTCCGCTGATGAAGCTCCAGGAAAATCCGGTATTGCGCATTTTCTTGAGCACTTGATGTTCAAGGGCACCAAGACTTATCCGGCGGGCGAATTCTCCGCGAAGATCGCAGCGATTGGCGGTCAGGAAAACGCATTCACCTCTTATGATTATACCGCCTATTTCCAACGTGTTGCACCCGATGCGCTCGAAATGGTGATGGGTTATGAATCCGATCGAATGGCCAATCTGGTTCTCGATGAAGAAGCGGTCACGACAGAGCGAGAGGTGATCCTTGAAGAGCGTCGTATGCGGGTCGATTCAAACCCCGCAGCGATGCTTATGGAAAACACTGACGCCGTGCTGTTCTATAATCATCCTTATCGTGTGCCGGTTATCGGCTGGCGGCAGGAAATGGAGAAACTCAGCCTGAAGGATGCGGTTGATTTCTACCACCAATATTACACGCCGAATAATGCGACACTGGTTATTGCCGGGGACGTGACACCTGAACGCGTCCGTGATCTCGTCATGCAAACCTGGGCAAAAATCCCCAAGCGTGCCGAGGTTCTGCCACGGGAACGTCCGCAGGAACCGGAAAAGCACGCAGCGCGGGTTGTAACCTTGCATGATGATCGGGTGAGTACGCCTTCTTTCCGTGTATCTTGGCTGGTACCGTCTTATGCGAATGAAAAGCGCTTTCCGCATGTGAAGCAGGGCGATGCGCCTGCGCTTGATCTGCTGGGTGAAATCTTAGGCGGTTCGCTGCGCTCACGTCTTTATCAAGAGTTGATCGTCAAACAGGGCATCGCGTCGAACACCGGGGCAAGCTATGATGGTGATGCACTCGATGACGGAACGTTTTCTGTCTATGGCTCCCCGCAAACGGGTAAGACACTGGCTGATGTAGAAAAGGCGGTTGATGCCGAGGTTGCGCGGATCATTAAAGACGGTGTGACACAGGAAGAGTTGGATCAGGCACGAAATCGTTTCCTCAAAGCTGTTACATTTGCACGGGATAGCCAGTCTGGGATGGCCCGCATCTATGGCTCTACCTTGTCGATTGGCCAGAATATCGAAGATATTCAGAAATGGCCGGACCTCATCAAATCGGTGACGGTCGATCAGGTTAAGGATGCCGCGGGCCGTTATTTGGTGAAAGATCAATCAGTGACGAGCTATTTGCTACCACCTGATACGGAGCCGGAAAATGCACGCGAAAATCCAGCTGCAGCAGCAACCAATGACGGTGAAGGCAACGCGGGAGGAGCAATCCAGTGA
- the rsmD gene encoding 16S rRNA (guanine(966)-N(2))-methyltransferase RsmD has protein sequence MRIVGGKFRGRTLVTPATNAIRPTTDRTRESLFNILAHSFPDKVDGGRVLDLFAGTGALGLEALSRGARYAVFVEESAEGRGILRQNIEAFGLQGQTKVLRRDACKLGEAGTMEPFDLIFADPPYGRRMGEKALLSALEGDWLNPDALIVLEEEAEASLELDERFVVHEERNYGGTIIRLIQLRHG, from the coding sequence GTGCGGATCGTCGGCGGTAAATTCCGCGGGCGTACGCTCGTAACACCGGCAACAAATGCGATCCGCCCAACCACGGATCGCACGCGTGAAAGCCTTTTCAATATTCTCGCACACAGCTTTCCCGATAAGGTTGATGGCGGTCGTGTGCTTGATCTCTTCGCAGGGACGGGGGCGCTCGGACTCGAAGCGCTTTCTCGCGGCGCCCGCTATGCGGTTTTTGTCGAAGAATCTGCAGAAGGTCGCGGCATTCTTCGCCAGAACATCGAAGCTTTCGGACTTCAGGGCCAGACCAAGGTTCTGCGCCGTGATGCCTGCAAGCTGGGCGAAGCGGGCACGATGGAACCCTTCGATTTGATATTTGCTGATCCACCCTATGGTCGCCGCATGGGGGAAAAGGCTCTTTTATCTGCACTGGAAGGTGATTGGCTTAATCCTGACGCACTTATCGTGCTTGAAGAGGAAGCAGAAGCATCGCTTGAACTGGATGAACGATTCGTCGTTCATGAAGAACGAAATTATGGTGGCACCATCATTCGTCTTATTCAGTTGAGGCATGGCTGA
- a CDS encoding pseudouridine synthase — protein sequence MSTEDDNKGGRRPPYGRGEGRGDRAGGTRGERGERRPGFREAGSREDRPRRDDERGAPRKFGSRPPQEDEDSGERIAKRLARAGIASRREAETMIAAGRIAVNGKVLASPAVNVKRSDVITVDGKQLKQAERTRLWLYHKPAGLVTTNRDPEGRPTVFEALPAEMPRVLSVGRLDINTEGLLLLTNDGGLSRVLELPSTGWLRRYRVRAHGKVTQAQLDELKNGIAVDGVFYGSIEATLEREQGANVWISIGLREGKNREVKNILGALGLTVGRLIRVSFGPFQLGDLEEGGVREIRGRILRDQLGEKLVEESGADFDAPILNEFSNTVVQGRTAREMEQREPREQEGEYRRQPREREWISSQPERRKRPEKKEDKVEPRRRGGVNVWMASGARPQGEKAAAEKAARATARGERASRSEGDFKSRPRRFEEGDQRRDEGREDRPRRFEGRSEGRPVSRSPRGGGDFQSRPRRFGDGEQRRDESREDRPRRYEGRSEGRSEGRGPRPEGRDDRKQERRPGKRERAELKAEGGERSSGGYEGRSFGKPSAPRGDGRFGGGNADRGPRSSGPRSGEGRGPSKGAGSSGKGPDRSGSGGKPSNGRSGDGKPRGGKPGGGGADRRR from the coding sequence ATGAGTACAGAAGACGACAATAAGGGCGGTCGACGTCCTCCATACGGTCGCGGTGAAGGCCGTGGAGATCGCGCGGGCGGCACGCGCGGCGAACGCGGTGAGCGGCGTCCGGGATTTCGGGAAGCTGGTTCGCGTGAAGACAGGCCTCGCCGTGACGATGAACGCGGCGCTCCGCGCAAGTTTGGATCGCGCCCGCCGCAAGAAGATGAAGATAGTGGCGAACGTATCGCCAAGCGTCTGGCACGTGCAGGTATCGCCTCGCGCCGTGAAGCAGAGACAATGATCGCGGCTGGTCGTATCGCGGTTAATGGGAAAGTGCTTGCAAGTCCTGCAGTGAATGTAAAACGCAGTGATGTTATCACTGTTGACGGCAAGCAGTTGAAGCAGGCCGAACGCACACGGCTTTGGCTTTATCACAAGCCTGCTGGCCTTGTGACGACAAATCGTGACCCTGAAGGGCGTCCGACTGTATTTGAAGCACTGCCCGCCGAAATGCCGCGTGTTCTTTCTGTCGGTCGTCTCGATATTAATACAGAAGGCCTGCTGCTGCTCACCAATGACGGTGGTTTGTCGCGCGTTCTGGAACTGCCTTCGACCGGCTGGCTGCGCCGCTATCGCGTTCGCGCCCATGGTAAGGTCACGCAGGCACAGCTTGACGAGCTTAAAAACGGCATCGCCGTCGATGGTGTCTTTTATGGCAGTATCGAAGCGACGCTTGAACGTGAGCAGGGCGCGAATGTCTGGATTTCTATTGGTCTGCGCGAAGGCAAAAACCGCGAAGTTAAGAACATTCTCGGTGCATTGGGTCTCACTGTTGGGCGCCTGATCCGCGTTTCTTTTGGTCCTTTCCAACTTGGTGATCTGGAAGAAGGCGGCGTGCGTGAAATTCGCGGACGCATTCTGCGCGATCAGCTCGGTGAAAAGCTTGTAGAAGAATCGGGCGCAGATTTTGATGCGCCAATTCTGAATGAATTTTCCAACACCGTTGTTCAGGGCCGCACTGCGCGCGAAATGGAACAGCGTGAACCGCGTGAGCAAGAAGGTGAATATCGTCGTCAGCCGCGTGAGCGCGAATGGATTTCGAGTCAGCCTGAGCGCCGTAAACGCCCGGAAAAAAAAGAAGACAAGGTCGAGCCGCGTCGTCGTGGTGGCGTGAACGTCTGGATGGCATCTGGCGCACGTCCACAGGGTGAAAAAGCTGCCGCAGAAAAAGCAGCGCGTGCCACGGCTCGTGGTGAACGTGCAAGCCGGTCGGAAGGCGATTTCAAATCTCGCCCACGTCGCTTCGAGGAAGGTGATCAGCGTCGCGATGAGGGTCGTGAAGATCGTCCGCGTCGCTTTGAGGGCCGTTCGGAAGGACGCCCTGTAAGCCGTTCCCCGCGTGGTGGAGGTGACTTCCAGTCACGTCCACGCCGTTTTGGCGACGGTGAACAGCGTCGTGACGAAAGCCGTGAGGATCGTCCACGCCGTTATGAAGGTCGTTCTGAGGGCCGGTCAGAGGGGCGCGGTCCACGTCCTGAAGGCCGTGATGATCGGAAGCAGGAACGCCGTCCGGGTAAGCGCGAGCGTGCTGAGTTGAAGGCTGAAGGCGGTGAGAGGTCATCGGGTGGTTATGAAGGCCGCAGCTTTGGCAAGCCTTCAGCTCCGCGTGGTGACGGCCGATTTGGTGGTGGAAACGCTGATCGTGGCCCACGCAGCAGCGGACCGCGTTCAGGCGAAGGTCGCGGCCCGTCGAAGGGTGCGGGAAGCTCTGGCAAGGGTCCGGATCGTTCCGGTTCAGGTGGTAAGCCGAGCAACGGCCGATCGGGTGATGGAAAGCCACGCGGTGGCAAGCCAGGGGGCGGTGGTGCGGATCGTCGGCGGTAA
- a CDS encoding nucleoside deaminase, which yields MDVALEEAKSAALRGEVPIGAVIVHDGEIIARAGNRTRELNDVSAHAEVLVIRQAGEKLGSERLPDCDLYVTLEPCAMCAAAISFARIRRLYYGAADPKGGGVEYGPRFYTQPTCHHIPDVYAGFSEEESQKLLRDFFREKR from the coding sequence ATGGATGTTGCACTCGAAGAAGCCAAATCTGCTGCTCTTCGTGGTGAGGTGCCGATCGGCGCAGTCATCGTGCATGATGGAGAAATTATCGCACGCGCAGGTAACAGAACACGTGAATTGAATGATGTCAGCGCCCATGCCGAAGTGCTGGTTATTCGGCAGGCTGGAGAAAAACTTGGCTCCGAACGTCTGCCGGACTGCGATCTCTATGTGACACTTGAGCCATGCGCCATGTGTGCAGCCGCTATCTCTTTCGCACGTATTCGCCGTCTTTATTATGGCGCGGCTGATCCGAAAGGTGGCGGAGTGGAATATGGGCCGCGCTTTTACACACAGCCCACATGTCATCACATACCTGATGTTTATGCCGGATTTTCAGAAGAAGAATCCCAGAAGCTGCTTCGGGATTTTTTCCGTGAGAAGCGATAA
- a CDS encoding cytochrome b yields the protein MNKSNRFWDTSDGYGLVSRCFHWSMAVLFAWQFTSTILRVLAKDTSLYNFFWPTHYQVGFVLLLLVLFRGIWGLLNLSRRPHKSGTLGKLAGLGHLVIYALMFAVPALALLRTYGGGRGFSFLGMQIFAKTGVQDAALTAPANAAHGFLGWVLLAIIAGHVLMVFIHHFALRDNTLRHMIGHRVAS from the coding sequence ATGAATAAATCAAACCGCTTTTGGGACACTTCTGATGGTTACGGGCTGGTCAGCCGTTGTTTCCACTGGTCTATGGCCGTGCTTTTTGCCTGGCAGTTCACATCGACAATCCTTCGTGTACTCGCGAAAGATACCTCGCTCTATAATTTCTTTTGGCCGACGCATTATCAAGTGGGTTTTGTATTGCTGCTGCTTGTGCTTTTCAGGGGTATCTGGGGATTGCTCAATCTGTCGCGTCGCCCGCATAAGTCGGGTACGTTGGGTAAGCTGGCAGGGCTTGGCCATCTGGTGATTTATGCGCTGATGTTCGCGGTTCCGGCACTTGCACTGTTACGAACTTATGGCGGTGGCCGCGGTTTCTCGTTTCTCGGAATGCAGATATTTGCGAAGACGGGTGTTCAAGACGCTGCTTTAACGGCTCCAGCTAATGCCGCCCATGGTTTTTTGGGTTGGGTGTTGTTGGCTATCATAGCAGGCCATGTGTTGATGGTATTTATTCATCATTTTGCGCTGCGCGATAATACGCTGCGTCATATGATCGGACACCGGGTGGCCAGTTAA